The following coding sequences are from one Seonamhaeicola sp. ML3 window:
- the rimK gene encoding 30S ribosomal protein S6--L-glutamate ligase, whose protein sequence is MNIVILSRNANLYSTARLIEEGENRGHEIEVIDPLKCDLIIEKEKPTIYYKDRYLDYVDAIIPRIGASVTFFGSAVVRQFEMMNVFTSVTSDAIIRSRDKLRSFQRLSKAGIGMPKTVFTNYSRDIEKVLSHVGGAPVIIKLLEGTQGLGVVLAETKNAAESVLEAFNGLQARALVQEYIAEAKGADLRALVVDGHVIGAMKRQGKDGEFRSNLHRGGSAEIVKLSEAELKVAMKASRALKLPVCGVDMLQSKRGPLLLEVNSTPGLEGIEQATGKNIAKSIITYIERNSR, encoded by the coding sequence ATGAACATAGTAATTCTTTCCAGGAACGCTAATTTATATTCTACAGCTCGACTTATAGAAGAAGGTGAAAATAGAGGTCATGAAATAGAAGTTATTGATCCCTTAAAATGCGACCTCATTATCGAAAAAGAAAAACCCACCATTTACTATAAAGACCGATACCTAGATTATGTTGACGCTATTATACCTAGAATAGGAGCTTCTGTTACATTTTTTGGCTCTGCTGTTGTAAGACAATTTGAAATGATGAATGTGTTCACTTCTGTTACGTCGGATGCCATAATACGTTCTAGAGATAAACTTAGAAGTTTCCAAAGACTTTCTAAAGCTGGTATAGGTATGCCTAAAACGGTTTTTACAAATTATTCTCGAGACATTGAAAAAGTACTATCCCATGTTGGAGGTGCGCCTGTAATTATAAAATTACTAGAAGGCACCCAAGGCCTTGGCGTAGTTTTAGCAGAAACTAAAAATGCTGCAGAATCTGTTTTGGAAGCCTTTAACGGATTACAAGCCAGAGCTTTGGTTCAAGAATACATAGCAGAAGCAAAAGGTGCCGATTTGAGAGCCTTGGTGGTAGACGGACACGTTATTGGTGCTATGAAACGCCAAGGTAAAGACGGTGAATTTCGTTCAAATTTACATAGAGGAGGTTCTGCCGAAATCGTTAAACTAAGCGAAGCTGAGCTTAAAGTAGCCATGAAAGCATCTAGAGCCTTAAAACTTCCGGTTTGCGGGGTTGATATGTTACAATCTAAGCGAGGGCCACTGCTCTTAGAGGTTAATTCCACACCCGGATTAGAGGGTATTGAACAAGCAACTGGTAAAAATATTGCCAAAAGCATTATTACATATATAGAAAGAAACAGTCGTTAA
- the uvrC gene encoding excinuclease ABC subunit UvrC: MSNTPLDIQLKTLPNAPGVYQYFDAEGTIIYVGKAKNLKKRVSSYFTKNHDYGKTRVLVKKIADIKHIVVETETDALLLENNLIKKHQPRYNVMLKDDKSYPWICIKKERFPRVFSTRRVFKGGGEYFGPYTSGKTVHTLLDLIKGLYPLRTCNYDLAESKIEAGKYKVCLEYHLGNCKGACEGKETETEYNENIKAIRQILKGNFKDSLHQFKEQMKQLAEDMLFEEAQKIKEKIEILENYQARSTIVNPKISNVDVFSIMSDETYGYVNFLQLSYGSIIRSHTLEIKKKLDETDKELLELAITEIRQRFHSKSKEIYVPFEVELGDKLKVTVPKLGDKKHILDLSLRNAKYYRMERFKQDKIVDPDRHANRIMAQMKADLRLSEEPRHIECFDNSNIQGSNPVAACVVFKNGKPSKKDYRHFNIKTVEGPDDFASMEEVVFRRYKRLRDEEQPLPHLIIIDGGKGQLSSALKSLDVLGLRGKIAIIGIAKRLEELYYPNDPIPLYLDKKSETLKIIQQLRNEAHRFGIEHHRNKRSKNALNTELETIPGIGEKTVVELLRHFKSAKRVANAKLDELEEVVGNSRAEKVYNHYHSK, translated from the coding sequence ATGAGTAATACACCCTTAGATATTCAGCTTAAAACCTTACCTAACGCTCCGGGGGTGTATCAATATTTCGATGCCGAAGGCACCATCATCTACGTTGGGAAAGCTAAAAATTTAAAGAAACGCGTAAGCTCTTACTTTACCAAAAACCATGATTATGGCAAAACCAGGGTTTTAGTAAAAAAGATAGCCGATATTAAACATATTGTAGTCGAAACTGAAACAGATGCTTTGTTGTTAGAAAACAATTTAATTAAAAAGCACCAGCCTAGGTACAATGTCATGTTGAAAGACGATAAGTCTTATCCTTGGATCTGTATAAAAAAAGAGCGTTTCCCAAGGGTATTTTCTACAAGACGTGTTTTTAAGGGTGGTGGTGAATATTTTGGCCCCTACACAAGCGGGAAAACCGTGCACACTTTGTTAGATTTAATAAAAGGGTTATATCCTTTAAGAACCTGTAATTACGATTTAGCAGAAAGTAAAATTGAAGCTGGGAAATACAAAGTTTGTTTAGAATATCACTTAGGGAATTGTAAAGGAGCCTGCGAGGGTAAGGAAACCGAAACAGAATACAACGAGAACATAAAGGCGATAAGGCAAATATTAAAAGGTAATTTTAAGGATTCATTACATCAGTTTAAGGAGCAAATGAAACAATTAGCTGAAGACATGTTGTTTGAAGAAGCTCAAAAAATAAAGGAAAAAATTGAAATTTTAGAGAATTACCAAGCACGTTCTACTATTGTAAATCCTAAGATTAGCAATGTTGATGTGTTTTCCATAATGAGCGACGAGACCTACGGGTATGTTAATTTTTTGCAGTTGTCCTATGGCTCCATAATCAGGTCTCATACTTTAGAAATTAAAAAGAAGCTAGATGAAACCGATAAGGAGCTACTCGAGTTGGCCATTACTGAAATTAGGCAGCGGTTTCATTCAAAATCAAAAGAAATATATGTGCCTTTCGAAGTGGAACTAGGCGATAAGCTCAAAGTGACCGTTCCAAAATTAGGTGACAAGAAGCATATTTTAGATTTATCTTTACGAAATGCCAAGTATTACCGTATGGAGCGGTTTAAACAAGATAAAATTGTAGATCCAGACAGACACGCTAATAGGATAATGGCACAAATGAAGGCAGATTTACGTCTATCTGAAGAACCAAGACATATAGAATGTTTCGACAACTCTAACATTCAGGGGAGCAATCCTGTGGCAGCCTGTGTGGTATTTAAAAACGGCAAACCCAGTAAGAAAGACTACAGACATTTCAATATTAAAACGGTTGAAGGTCCCGACGATTTCGCTTCTATGGAAGAGGTCGTATTCAGAAGATATAAAAGACTACGCGATGAGGAACAACCTTTACCACATTTAATCATCATAGATGGAGGAAAGGGACAGCTGTCGTCTGCATTAAAGAGTTTAGATGTCTTAGGGTTAAGAGGTAAAATTGCCATTATTGGAATCGCTAAAAGATTAGAGGAATTGTACTATCCAAATGATCCAATTCCATTATATTTAGATAAGAAAAGTGAAACACTTAAAATAATTCAGCAATTACGAAATGAAGCGCACCGTTTTGGTATAGAGCACCATAGAAATAAGCGCAGTAAAAATGCGTTAAATACAGAGTTGGAAACCATTCCCGGTATTGGAGAAAAAACAGTTGTGGAATTATTAAGACATTTTAAATCGGCCAAGCGGGTTGCCAATGCCAAACTCGATGAGTTGGAAGAAGTCGTTGGTAATAGCCGAGCCGAAAAGGTTTATAATCATTATCACAGCAAATAG